The proteins below are encoded in one region of Thioalkalivibrio sp. K90mix:
- the pdxH gene encoding pyridoxamine 5'-phosphate oxidase, whose amino-acid sequence MSTTDHRHTRRDYTQGELHRRDLLDNPLTLLDRWLDDARKAGNPDPTAMILATADADGQPSARTVLLKHVEGEDLCWYTDSRSRKGQDLTENPRAALLFYWPETERQIRVEGSVTALPGEAADEYFTQRPRASQLAAAASIQSQPISTRAELEARVHALEKQYPEGAIPRDPAWIGYRLQPELFEFWQGRAGRLHDRFQYHRADNGWHITRLMP is encoded by the coding sequence ATGAGCACCACCGACCACCGTCACACCCGCCGCGACTACACCCAGGGCGAACTCCACCGCCGCGACCTGCTCGACAACCCGCTGACCCTGCTCGACCGCTGGCTGGACGACGCGCGCAAGGCCGGCAACCCGGACCCCACCGCGATGATCCTCGCCACGGCCGACGCCGATGGCCAGCCCTCCGCGCGCACGGTTCTGCTCAAGCATGTCGAGGGCGAAGACCTCTGCTGGTACACCGACTCCCGCAGCCGCAAGGGTCAGGACCTCACCGAGAACCCGCGCGCCGCCCTCCTGTTTTACTGGCCCGAGACCGAGCGCCAGATCCGCGTCGAAGGCAGCGTGACCGCCCTGCCCGGCGAGGCCGCGGACGAATACTTTACCCAGCGCCCGCGCGCCAGCCAGCTCGCCGCGGCCGCCTCCATCCAGAGCCAGCCCATCAGCACCCGCGCCGAACTCGAGGCCCGCGTTCACGCACTGGAGAAGCAATACCCGGAAGGCGCGATCCCCCGGGATCCCGCCTGGATCGGCTACCGCCTGCAGCCCGAGCTGTTCGAGTTCTGGCAGGGCCGGGCCGGCCGCCTGCACGACCGCTTCCAGTACCACCGGGCGGACAATGGCTGGCACATCACTCGCCTGATGCCCTGA
- a CDS encoding VOC family protein yields MAANPVVWFEIPTKDIGRARAFYETVLDMSLTQADTSAFAPSTEIWMFPMEEDRPGCAGALVQGPDNLVGSGGCMVYFGCDDCGIEAERVDPAGGSIESPKESIGDYGFCVIARDPDGNRFGLHSMR; encoded by the coding sequence ATGGCCGCCAATCCCGTCGTCTGGTTCGAGATTCCCACCAAGGATATCGGTCGTGCCCGTGCGTTCTACGAAACCGTCCTGGACATGTCGCTCACACAAGCCGACACCAGCGCATTCGCCCCCAGCACGGAGATCTGGATGTTTCCGATGGAGGAAGACCGGCCGGGGTGTGCTGGCGCGCTGGTACAAGGCCCCGACAACCTGGTCGGTTCCGGCGGCTGCATGGTCTATTTCGGCTGCGACGACTGCGGGATCGAGGCGGAACGCGTCGATCCCGCCGGTGGTTCGATCGAAAGCCCCAAGGAGTCGATAGGCGACTACGGCTTCTGCGTCATCGCGCGCGATCCGGACGGCAATCGATTCGGTCTCCACTCCATGCGATGA
- a CDS encoding YciI family protein, with translation MNFLLLILEDHGNREARSDAEGQALYAEMLAFGAELDARGQLLASESLRPDRHGVRIRSDEGKTRFIDGPFIESREMIGGFFLIDCADRDEAVEWATRCPAARFATVEVRECAPCHQR, from the coding sequence ATGAACTTTCTGTTGCTCATCCTCGAAGATCACGGCAACCGCGAGGCCCGCAGCGATGCCGAAGGGCAGGCGCTTTACGCGGAAATGCTCGCCTTTGGCGCCGAACTCGACGCGCGTGGCCAGTTGCTTGCCAGCGAATCCCTGCGACCCGACCGCCACGGCGTGCGCATCCGATCCGACGAAGGGAAAACCCGTTTCATCGACGGCCCGTTCATCGAGTCACGGGAGATGATCGGCGGATTCTTCCTGATCGACTGCGCCGACCGCGACGAAGCCGTGGAATGGGCCACACGCTGCCCCGCCGCGCGATTTGCAACGGTCGAGGTACGCGAATGTGCCCCCTGCCACCAACGCTGA
- a CDS encoding SRPBCC family protein, producing the protein MSTDRNVHLHRVLRAPPERVYRAFLEPDAIAKWNAPYGFTARIHEMDARVGGGYRMSFINFATGTQHDFSGEYRELDPGRRIVVSDRFDDPALGGEMTLTVTLDPVSCGTALDILQEGLPEAIPPELCVLGWQESLTLLAYLVEPEIPDGG; encoded by the coding sequence ATGTCCACTGACCGCAATGTCCACCTGCACCGCGTCCTGCGCGCGCCGCCCGAGCGCGTATATCGGGCATTCCTGGAACCCGACGCGATCGCCAAATGGAATGCACCATACGGCTTTACCGCGCGTATCCACGAGATGGATGCTCGCGTAGGCGGCGGCTACCGGATGAGCTTCATCAACTTTGCCACGGGGACTCAACACGATTTTAGTGGCGAGTACCGCGAACTGGACCCGGGCCGTCGAATTGTCGTCAGCGACCGTTTCGACGATCCCGCGCTCGGCGGCGAGATGACGCTCACCGTAACGCTGGATCCGGTCTCCTGCGGCACCGCACTGGATATTCTTCAGGAAGGTCTGCCGGAGGCCATCCCACCGGAGCTCTGTGTTCTCGGCTGGCAGGAATCGCTGACCCTGCTCGCCTACCTCGTCGAACCCGAGATCCCCGATGGCGGCTGA
- a CDS encoding VOC family protein: MSHIPQIIVPHLLFDNEAREAVDFYCSVFPDSSITHLTTLHDTPGGDCDVVSFVLWGHAFMAINAGSMFRFNPSISFMVNFDPSRDPDARTRIDEIWGKLADGGRVLMPLDRYPFSERYGWIQDRFGLSWQLILTDPRGEERPPIIPSLLFVGNVCGKAEVASDFYLSKFRHSQRGQLVRYPSDMEPDREGTVMFTDFMLEGQWFAAMDSAQEHDFGFNEAISFVVNCADQQEIDQRWESLSAVPEAEQCGWLKDPYGVSWHIVPEQLSHMLKDPDPDKLGRVTQRILTMKKLDLAALQGAYDDR, translated from the coding sequence ATGAGCCACATACCCCAGATCATTGTTCCCCACCTCTTGTTCGACAACGAGGCCCGGGAGGCGGTGGACTTTTATTGCTCGGTCTTTCCCGACTCGAGCATCACACACCTGACCACGCTACATGACACACCCGGGGGCGACTGCGACGTCGTGTCGTTCGTTCTATGGGGTCATGCGTTCATGGCGATCAACGCGGGCTCGATGTTCCGGTTCAACCCGTCGATCTCGTTCATGGTCAACTTCGACCCCTCGCGTGATCCCGACGCCAGAACACGGATCGACGAGATCTGGGGGAAGCTTGCCGACGGCGGCCGGGTACTCATGCCACTGGACCGCTATCCATTCAGCGAGCGCTACGGCTGGATTCAGGACCGGTTCGGGCTGTCATGGCAGCTGATCCTGACCGATCCGCGAGGGGAAGAACGCCCGCCGATCATTCCGTCGCTGCTGTTTGTCGGAAACGTCTGCGGCAAGGCGGAAGTGGCGTCCGATTTCTACCTGTCGAAGTTTCGCCATTCGCAACGCGGGCAGCTCGTCCGCTACCCCAGCGACATGGAACCCGACCGCGAAGGAACGGTGATGTTCACCGACTTCATGCTCGAAGGCCAATGGTTCGCCGCCATGGACAGCGCGCAGGAACACGATTTCGGCTTCAACGAAGCCATATCGTTTGTCGTGAACTGCGCCGACCAGCAGGAGATCGACCAGCGCTGGGAATCCCTTTCGGCCGTTCCGGAAGCCGAGCAATGCGGCTGGCTCAAGGACCCCTACGGGGTCTCCTGGCATATCGTCCCCGAACAGCTGTCCCACATGCTGAAAGATCCCGACCCGGACAAGCTCGGCCGGGTCACCCAGCGCATCCTCACGATGAAGAAGCTCGATCTCGCGGCCCTGCAGGGTGCATACGATGATCGCTAG
- a CDS encoding DUF1428 domain-containing protein encodes MNYVDGYVIPIPRDRIEDYRQQADLAAQIWREHGALEVIECVADDVAPGEVTSFPRSVQARDNETVVFSWIRFESREHRDRVNADVMADPRLPCPDKTPDQDPPFDLQRMFWGGFEVLVER; translated from the coding sequence ATGAACTACGTTGACGGCTATGTAATACCGATTCCACGAGACCGGATCGAGGACTACCGCCAGCAGGCTGACCTCGCCGCACAGATCTGGCGCGAGCACGGCGCACTGGAAGTCATCGAGTGCGTGGCTGACGACGTCGCGCCGGGCGAGGTGACGTCGTTCCCGCGCAGCGTCCAGGCACGCGACAACGAAACGGTTGTGTTCTCGTGGATCCGCTTCGAATCGCGCGAGCATCGGGATCGTGTCAATGCCGACGTCATGGCGGACCCTCGCCTGCCGTGCCCGGACAAAACGCCGGACCAGGATCCACCATTCGACCTGCAGCGCATGTTCTGGGGCGGCTTCGAGGTACTGGTGGAACGGTGA
- a CDS encoding RNA polymerase sigma factor — protein sequence MSGRDQSGAHPALGPQDIQRRIESIWRLDASRIVAALARWSGDYALAEDVAQDALIAALGHWPTQGVPENPTAWLLHTARNRAVDQLRREHRGDALVADYGHEIACSHLGASTPQCSDDVRHDTLALLFIACHPVLSPDTRCALALRTLAGLDNTALARAFLVSEITIAQRIVRGKRKLAQANVRFETPSPSECRERLGSVHEVIYRLFTEGHVASQGDAWTHGEFCHEALRMARVLAQAIPEDIETQALLGLIELHGARLAARMDAQGNPVLLKDQDRGAWDRGGIRRGLIALSRANRLARDQKARPSPFRLQAAIAACHATAPSFAATDWPQIAAHYATLFTTTGSPAARIHQAQAAAQFDDPAQVLAALDTDIDARALSSYVPLHAVRGDLLERCGEREAAAAAFRRAAERSANEAEKHLLLDRARAAAPPTKKG from the coding sequence GTGAGCGGCCGCGACCAATCCGGTGCACATCCGGCGCTTGGGCCGCAGGATATCCAGCGCCGCATCGAGTCCATCTGGCGTCTGGATGCGAGCCGCATCGTGGCGGCCCTGGCGCGCTGGAGCGGCGACTACGCCCTCGCCGAGGACGTGGCACAGGATGCCCTGATCGCCGCCCTCGGACACTGGCCCACCCAGGGAGTCCCGGAGAACCCGACCGCGTGGCTGCTGCATACGGCACGCAACCGCGCGGTCGACCAGCTGCGCCGCGAACATCGGGGTGATGCCCTCGTCGCCGATTACGGCCACGAAATCGCATGCAGCCACCTGGGGGCATCGACGCCGCAATGCAGCGACGATGTCCGTCACGACACGCTCGCCCTGCTGTTCATCGCCTGCCACCCGGTCCTCTCCCCCGACACCCGCTGCGCACTCGCCCTGCGCACCCTCGCCGGGCTCGACAACACCGCCCTCGCCCGTGCCTTTCTGGTCTCCGAGATCACCATCGCGCAGCGCATCGTCCGCGGCAAACGTAAACTCGCACAGGCCAACGTCCGGTTCGAAACGCCATCGCCGTCAGAATGCCGGGAACGCCTGGGATCCGTGCACGAAGTGATCTACCGGCTGTTCACCGAAGGGCATGTAGCCAGCCAGGGCGACGCCTGGACGCACGGGGAGTTCTGTCATGAGGCGCTGCGCATGGCCCGCGTGCTCGCACAGGCCATCCCCGAGGACATCGAGACCCAGGCACTGCTCGGCCTGATCGAACTGCACGGTGCGCGCCTGGCCGCGCGCATGGATGCGCAAGGCAACCCAGTGCTGCTGAAGGACCAGGATCGCGGCGCGTGGGATCGCGGCGGCATCCGCCGTGGTCTGATCGCCCTGTCCCGTGCCAACAGGCTCGCCCGAGATCAGAAGGCCCGGCCGAGCCCATTTCGCCTGCAGGCTGCCATCGCCGCCTGCCATGCGACAGCGCCCAGCTTTGCCGCCACCGACTGGCCACAGATCGCCGCTCACTACGCAACGCTGTTCACGACCACGGGATCGCCGGCCGCACGCATCCATCAGGCCCAGGCCGCCGCCCAGTTCGACGACCCGGCGCAGGTACTGGCGGCGCTCGACACCGACATTGATGCCCGGGCATTGTCCAGCTATGTGCCTTTGCACGCCGTACGCGGGGATCTCCTGGAACGCTGCGGCGAGCGCGAGGCCGCGGCAGCGGCGTTCCGGCGGGCTGCCGAGCGCTCTGCCAATGAAGCGGAGAAGCACCTGCTGCTTGACCGTGCGCGGGCAGCCGCACCCCCAACAAAAAAGGGTTAG
- the malQ gene encoding 4-alpha-glucanotransferase, whose protein sequence is MVGEGHANPLMQRRRAGVLLHPTSLPGSEPVGTLGGEAYAFLDWASRAGFTLWQILPLHPPHEDGSPYACISAFAGDARLIDPRLLAERVGLSADSGTGEAMLARAHARLNETPAVWREAYQRFCEEQGPVWLDDYARFVVIRAREQGRPWWEWEPSLRDREPDAMERIEHEARDELERVRFAQFVFFDQWQDLRRRAQDLDILILGDMPIFVAHDSADVWTHRDLFDLDETGHPLTVAGVPPDYFSETGQRWGNPQYHWDRLEATGYRWWVERMRWALQTLDAVRIDHFRGFEASWGIPAEEPDATNGRWVPGPGEPFFRRLQDELGTLPLLAEDLGVITPEVTALRQHFDLPGMRILQFAFEGGGDNPYLPNNHDEASAVYTGTHDNDTTLGWFHSLSPEMQAHVINTLNEGGAEEMPWPLIRAAYRSVAQLAIVPMQDALALDTRARMNRPGTMDDGNWRWRFSWKQVPESRAAELQALARETNRL, encoded by the coding sequence ATGGTCGGGGAGGGCCATGCCAACCCCCTGATGCAGCGGCGGCGGGCGGGGGTCCTGCTGCATCCGACCTCGCTACCCGGCAGCGAGCCGGTCGGGACACTCGGTGGCGAGGCCTACGCCTTTCTGGACTGGGCGAGCCGCGCGGGCTTTACGCTGTGGCAGATCCTGCCGCTGCATCCCCCGCACGAGGACGGCTCGCCCTATGCATGCATCTCCGCCTTTGCCGGTGATGCGCGCCTGATCGATCCCCGGTTGCTGGCCGAGCGGGTCGGACTGTCGGCTGACAGCGGCACCGGTGAGGCCATGCTGGCCCGGGCGCACGCCCGTTTGAACGAGACCCCGGCGGTCTGGCGGGAGGCATACCAACGGTTCTGCGAGGAACAGGGGCCGGTCTGGCTGGACGACTACGCCCGCTTCGTGGTGATCCGCGCTCGCGAACAGGGCCGGCCCTGGTGGGAGTGGGAGCCGTCGCTGCGCGATCGTGAGCCGGACGCGATGGAGCGGATCGAGCACGAGGCGCGCGATGAGCTGGAGCGGGTGCGCTTCGCACAGTTTGTGTTTTTCGACCAGTGGCAGGACCTGCGTCGTCGGGCGCAGGACCTGGATATCCTGATCCTGGGTGACATGCCGATCTTCGTTGCGCACGACTCGGCGGATGTCTGGACCCATCGCGACCTGTTCGACCTGGACGAGACGGGCCACCCGCTTACGGTGGCGGGCGTGCCCCCAGACTACTTCTCCGAGACCGGGCAGCGCTGGGGCAACCCCCAGTACCACTGGGACCGGCTGGAGGCCACCGGCTACCGCTGGTGGGTCGAGCGCATGCGCTGGGCGCTGCAGACACTGGATGCGGTGCGTATCGACCACTTCCGTGGCTTCGAGGCGAGTTGGGGGATCCCGGCCGAGGAGCCGGACGCGACTAATGGCCGCTGGGTGCCTGGCCCAGGCGAGCCGTTCTTTCGCCGCCTGCAGGACGAACTGGGCACGCTGCCGTTGCTGGCCGAAGACCTCGGCGTGATCACTCCCGAGGTGACGGCGCTGCGCCAGCATTTCGATCTGCCGGGCATGCGCATCCTGCAGTTCGCCTTCGAGGGCGGCGGGGACAACCCGTACCTGCCGAATAACCACGACGAGGCCAGCGCCGTTTATACCGGGACGCACGACAACGACACCACGCTGGGCTGGTTTCACTCGCTCTCCCCCGAGATGCAGGCGCACGTGATCAACACCCTGAACGAGGGCGGGGCCGAGGAGATGCCGTGGCCGCTGATCCGCGCCGCCTATCGTTCCGTGGCGCAGTTGGCCATTGTGCCCATGCAGGACGCGCTCGCCCTGGACACCCGGGCCCGGATGAACCGCCCCGGTACGATGGACGATGGCAACTGGCGCTGGCGCTTCTCCTGGAAACAGGTTCCCGAGAGCCGCGCCGCCGAACTCCAGGCCCTGGCGCGCGAGACGAATCGCCTGTAG
- a CDS encoding glycoside hydrolase family 57 protein: MHQPQYFESGAGEYALPWTYLHALKDYTDMAAHLEACPKARAVVNFAPILLEQLADYGERLDTCVRERQPVGDPVLDLLHMDVVPTDPAQRQEILRVCLRAHAPRMIEPFPLFQRLADIARKAIEEPLLLGHLDARFFQDLATCYHLAWLGETIRWAYPEVRGWLKTDTNFDPGMRQRLLTLIRDEVKGILPRYRELAASGRVELSFTPYAHPIMPLMIDLASAREAMPEVELPKSPAYPDGEARVRWHIERGLEVFERHFGFRPRGCWPSEGSLSEATIRLLDEYKLCWTASGQTVLANSLAAAGETAESNTGSAEEEGWLHRPYQLQGSDIELFFRDDGLSDAIGFRYADWHADDAVGDFVHHLENIAAVSPQGGVVSVILDGENAWEYYPENGYHFLNALYERLAHHATLNLCTFADVCRRSEKDRDRGELPGLVAGSWVYGTFSTWIGDPDKNRGWDSLIEARQAVDRAVAEDPSLDTPALREQLAICEGSDWCWWFGAYNPAGSVSDFEQLYRRHLARLYQLANLNVPESLGEVLSVGGGDPSAGGTMRKGQGD; this comes from the coding sequence ATGCACCAGCCACAGTACTTCGAGAGCGGTGCGGGTGAATATGCGCTGCCCTGGACGTACCTCCACGCGCTGAAGGACTACACCGACATGGCCGCGCATCTGGAGGCCTGCCCGAAGGCGCGCGCGGTAGTCAATTTCGCGCCGATCCTGCTGGAGCAGCTGGCCGATTACGGCGAGCGCCTGGATACCTGCGTGCGGGAGCGCCAGCCGGTGGGCGACCCGGTGCTGGATTTGCTGCACATGGATGTGGTGCCGACGGATCCCGCCCAGCGTCAGGAGATTCTGCGGGTGTGCCTGCGGGCCCATGCCCCGCGCATGATCGAGCCGTTTCCGCTGTTCCAGCGCCTTGCCGATATCGCGCGCAAGGCGATCGAGGAGCCGCTGCTGCTGGGGCATCTGGATGCCCGCTTTTTCCAGGATCTGGCCACCTGCTACCACCTGGCCTGGCTGGGCGAGACCATTCGCTGGGCCTACCCCGAGGTGCGCGGCTGGCTGAAGACGGACACGAACTTCGACCCCGGCATGCGCCAGCGCCTGCTGACGCTGATCCGCGACGAGGTCAAGGGTATCCTGCCGCGCTACCGCGAGCTGGCGGCCAGTGGCCGGGTGGAGCTGTCGTTTACCCCCTATGCCCACCCGATCATGCCCCTGATGATCGACCTGGCCTCCGCCCGCGAGGCGATGCCGGAGGTGGAACTGCCCAAGTCCCCGGCCTATCCGGACGGGGAGGCCCGGGTGCGCTGGCACATCGAACGGGGGCTTGAGGTGTTCGAGAGGCATTTTGGCTTTCGTCCGCGCGGGTGCTGGCCCTCCGAGGGGAGCCTGAGCGAGGCGACCATTCGCCTGCTGGACGAATACAAGCTGTGCTGGACGGCCAGCGGCCAGACGGTGCTGGCCAACAGCCTGGCGGCGGCGGGCGAAACGGCCGAATCCAACACCGGGTCCGCCGAAGAGGAAGGCTGGCTGCACCGGCCCTATCAGCTGCAGGGCAGTGATATCGAACTGTTCTTCCGGGATGACGGGTTGTCCGATGCGATCGGGTTTCGTTATGCGGACTGGCATGCGGACGATGCGGTGGGGGACTTCGTCCACCATCTGGAGAACATCGCCGCCGTCTCGCCCCAGGGCGGGGTCGTCTCGGTGATCCTGGATGGCGAGAACGCCTGGGAGTACTACCCCGAGAATGGGTATCACTTTCTCAATGCGCTGTATGAGCGCCTGGCGCACCACGCCACGCTGAATCTTTGCACCTTTGCCGACGTCTGCCGGCGCAGCGAGAAGGATCGCGACCGCGGCGAGTTGCCCGGGCTGGTCGCCGGTAGCTGGGTGTACGGGACGTTTTCTACCTGGATTGGCGACCCGGACAAGAATCGGGGCTGGGACAGCCTGATCGAGGCACGCCAGGCCGTAGACCGGGCGGTGGCCGAGGATCCCTCGCTGGATACCCCCGCGTTACGCGAACAGCTGGCGATCTGCGAAGGATCCGACTGGTGCTGGTGGTTCGGCGCGTACAACCCGGCGGGTTCGGTCAGTGACTTCGAGCAGCTTTATCGTCGGCACCTCGCGCGGCTTTACCAGCTTGCCAATCTCAACGTTCCCGAGTCCCTGGGCGAGGTGCTTTCGGTGGGCGGTGGGGACCCCTCGGCCGGCGGCACGATGCGCAAGGGGCAGGGCGACTGA
- the glgC gene encoding glucose-1-phosphate adenylyltransferase, producing the protein MNPQPQRFVSRLTRETLALILAGGRGSRLKQLTLWRAKPAVPFGGKFRIIDFPLSNCINSGIRQVAVLTQYKAHSLIQHIQRGWSFLRGEFGEFIELLPAQQRIETSWYQGTADAVYQNIDIIRQHAPSYVLILAGDHIYKMDYGQMIAFHVESGADMTVGCLEVERERAKAFGVMGVDAAGRITSFAEKPDDPASIPGKNTHSLASMGIYVINTQFLFEQLIKDADDTFSTHDFGKDIIPSIIDRYQVMAYPFRDEQGVRQGYWRDVGTIDSYWQANLELIGVTPELNLYDSDWPIWTYQEQLPPAKFVFDDDDRRGMAIDSMVSGGCIISGSTIRHSLLFSNVQVNAGSTVEDSVILPSVKVGEDCVIQKAVIDKACKVPDGTRIGVDDEADARDYYISPEGVRVVTPEMLGQATHHVR; encoded by the coding sequence ATGAATCCGCAACCGCAACGTTTTGTTAGTCGTCTGACCCGCGAGACGCTGGCCCTGATCCTTGCCGGGGGTCGTGGCTCCCGCCTGAAGCAGCTGACGCTCTGGCGGGCCAAGCCGGCCGTGCCGTTTGGCGGCAAATTCCGCATCATCGATTTTCCGCTGTCCAATTGCATCAACTCGGGCATCCGCCAGGTGGCGGTGCTGACACAGTACAAGGCCCATTCGCTGATCCAGCATATCCAGCGCGGCTGGAGCTTCCTGCGCGGGGAGTTTGGCGAGTTCATCGAGTTGCTGCCGGCGCAGCAGCGTATCGAGACGTCCTGGTACCAGGGTACGGCGGACGCGGTCTACCAGAACATCGACATCATTCGGCAGCATGCGCCGAGTTACGTGCTGATCCTGGCCGGCGACCATATCTACAAGATGGACTATGGCCAGATGATCGCCTTTCACGTGGAGAGCGGGGCCGACATGACGGTGGGCTGCCTGGAGGTGGAGCGTGAACGCGCCAAGGCCTTCGGGGTGATGGGGGTCGATGCCGCGGGCCGCATCACCTCGTTTGCCGAGAAGCCGGACGACCCGGCGAGCATTCCGGGCAAGAACACCCACTCGCTGGCCTCGATGGGGATCTACGTGATCAACACGCAGTTCCTGTTCGAGCAGCTGATCAAGGACGCGGATGACACCTTCTCCACGCATGATTTCGGCAAGGACATCATCCCCAGCATCATCGATCGCTATCAGGTGATGGCCTACCCGTTCCGCGACGAGCAGGGCGTGCGCCAGGGCTACTGGCGCGATGTCGGGACGATCGATTCCTACTGGCAGGCGAACCTGGAGCTGATCGGCGTGACTCCGGAGCTGAATCTGTACGACTCCGACTGGCCGATCTGGACCTATCAGGAGCAGCTGCCGCCGGCCAAGTTCGTGTTCGACGACGACGATCGACGGGGCATGGCGATCGACTCCATGGTGTCGGGCGGCTGCATCATCTCGGGCAGCACGATCCGCCACTCGCTGCTGTTCTCGAACGTGCAGGTGAACGCCGGCTCGACGGTGGAAGACTCGGTAATCCTGCCCAGCGTGAAGGTGGGCGAGGACTGCGTGATCCAGAAAGCGGTGATCGACAAGGCCTGCAAGGTTCCCGACGGGACCCGGATCGGGGTGGACGACGAGGCGGATGCGCGTGACTACTACATCTCGCCCGAAGGTGTGCGGGTGGTAACCCCCGAGATGCTCGGGCAGGCCACGCATCATGTGCGCTAG